Sequence from the Ailuropoda melanoleuca isolate Jingjing chromosome 10, ASM200744v2, whole genome shotgun sequence genome:
GAGtggcctcctccagcctccagtCTCGGCTGAATGTCGTGTCTGCCCACCAGGGCACTGTGGCCTCCACCACCTCATCCTTGGTTTCTCTGACATCTGACTCTCCCGGTGACTGACCTGTCCCTGTGTCTGCCCCAAGCCTTCCACCCAGCTCCTGGCTCTCTGCTCCAAGggtccctccttcctctgttccaCACCCTGAGTCCTGGGCTGTCTTCCATTCCCCGCCTGCCTCCGGGACATCCGGGAGCGCAGACTCTCTGCCTCCCTCGGCCTCCTTCGGTGCCTGGCCTCCtgcagcctcctcctccccctcttcagcatctgctttttcttcctgggtctcccctctctccacatccctTCCCTGGTTTTCCCAGACTTCTGCCCCAAGGGCATCAGGCTTTACATCTCCCATGGTCCTGGGGTACTCCTCCAGGCCCCCTTCCGTCTCCTCTTTGCTCAGGGATGAAGCGCCACAGAGCTCTTCCTCACCCCCCTGTCCTTCTTCAGGCTGCTCTGTCGGGGTCTGggggcctgccttcagctcaggttcctGGCCTTCAGTGACCTCGTGCTCAAggccaccccactccaccccctgGGCTTCTCCGCCTGTCTGAGCCTCCCCCTCACTCCTCTCCCCGCTGAACTCCTTCTCAGGACTGCTGGCCTCTGGGGTTGCTTCCAGGTCAGTATCCCCTTCAGCCTCATTTGCCACGTTGTCCTTGGGCAGCTCAGCCTCTGTGGCCCAGcaaccctcttcctcttctttggcCTTCTCTGCCTGCATCACCTCCTCCAGACTGGCTGGAACAGCCCTGACCATTGAGGCTTGCCTCTCCTcagcctctttccctccctgatCCGCCTGGACCTCAAAGCCTGCCCCTACCTCCCCCTCTGACCCCTGGCCTTCTGCAGCCTCCCTTCCTGCTGTCTGGTCCTTAGCCGCTTCTTCTGTGCCCTCAGTTCCCAGGGCCTGGGTCTGTTTGGGGGAAAAGCTCATCTCAGCCTCTCTATTCTCATCCACCTCCTTCTCCTGGTCTCCCCTGGAGGCCTCCTGGAATGCCCAGGCCCTCCCAGTGCCCTCTGGGATCTTTTCTCCTGAGACTTCCTCATATTCTGTCTTCCTGGCTCCCGAGAGGTCACCCCCTTTCCCGGCTGAGGTTGTCGTGGCCTCTACCCTGCCAAAAGTtatcccagcctcctccctgcctgagGCTGtgctgtcctcctccccacctgagGCTGTgctgtcttcctcctccctgcctgagGCTCTGCTGTCCTCCTCCTTGCCTGAGGttgccccagcctcctccctgcctgtggCTGTTctatcctcctcctccctttctgagGCTGTGCTGTCCTCTCCTCTATCTGATGCTGTTCCATCCTCTCTCCTGCCTGAGACTGTCCTGTCCTCCTCACCGCCTGAGGTTGTCCTGGCCTCTACCCTGCCTAAAGTtatcccagcctcctccctgcctgtggCTGTCCTGGCTTCCTCCCTGTCTGAGGCTGTTCtatcctcctcttccctttctgagGCTATGCTGTCCTCTCCTGTATCTGAGGCTGTCCCATCCTCCCCCCTGCCTGAGACTGTcctgtcttcctccccacctgAGGCTGTCCCAGCCTCCCCCCTGCCTGAGACTATCCTGTCCTCCTCCCAGCCTGAAGATGTCCCAGCCCCCTCCTTGCCTGAGACTGTCCTGGCTTCCTCCCTGTCTGAGGCTGTGCCATCCTCCACTCTGCCTAAGGCTGTGCTGTCCTCCTTCCTGCCTAAGGCTGTGCTGTCCTCCTCCCTGCCTAAGGCTGTTCTAGCCTCCTCCCTGACTGAGGTTGTCCCGTCCTCAGATTCTGACCCTGACTCCTGTGCTTTCTGTGCCTTTGTGCTTGGGCTACCCCTTAGGACCCCCAttacctcttcttccttcccgGCCTCATTGGCTGCAGACCCTTGGATCTCCTGTGCAACCGCTTCCTTGACCGGCTGCTCTAATGACTCCCTGCTGTCCCCAGCTACCTTTTGCCCATCAGCACCTGCCTCCCCCTCAGGCTCCCTGTGCCAGGTCCACTCTGACTCCGCCTTCTTGGCCACCTCTGGGTTTCTTTCCCTGACCTCTtccgcctcctcctcctgttcccaGGTTCTCAGTGTCTCCTCTCTGTCCACTTCCTGCTCATTGGGCCTTTGACTCTCCTGGGCTTGGCTGCTGCTGTCTCGAGCAGCCTCACACCCTGCCTTGGACTCCTTTCTGGCCTCTAAGTGGGCCCTTGGCTCCTGGCACCTGGCAGCCTTGGCTGCCTCCCACACCCCAGTGTCCTGCCTATGTGCCTGAGACCCATGGGAGCTGCCTTCTTCCCAACCCCAGGTCTGTTCTGTAGCTGAACTTCCCTCCTGGGGTCTTCCAGCCTCTCTGGGCCCTCCCAGCCCTCTATCCTCCTGGTTTTGGCTGCCTCCAAGGCCCTCCAGGGCCTCCTGGGCTCCCTTCTCTTCAGGCTTCCCTGGCCTTCCTGCAGCCACCTCCCCCGGTTCCTCGGCTGCCCtcgcctccttcctctctgcagTGGGGACCTCATCTCCCATAAGGTAGGAGACAAAGGAGCTGAGGGAATCCtagaagagaagggggaggggataAAGGCATTAAGGGGAAGCCCAGCTCTCCCTGGGGACCCAGGCCCAGAGGAACTCAGGCCACAGAAGAGGGGTTCTGGGATCTGGGGGGGAAAGAGAACTGGATTTGcagaaggaaaaggcaaaggcTAGATTAGGGGTAGGTGGATGTGTCTGTGGAGGTGGGGGGATTGAAAGCCAGAAATTATCAGGCTAGGAGGCTACCTGATCTCGGGAAAGGGATAGTCTGAGGAGAGTttcaaagggaggaggggaggggaggccccagggagcagggtgAAAGTCTCCGGCATTGCTTTGCCCCTCTCACCAGTGCTCCCCGTAAGGCCTGATGCAGCCCAGGGAGATGTAGCCGGAGGAAATCCatcc
This genomic interval carries:
- the APOBR gene encoding apolipoprotein B receptor, with product MDFLRLHLPGLHQALRGALDSLSSFVSYLMGDEVPTAERKEARAAEEPGEVAAGRPGKPEEKGAQEALEGLGGSQNQEDRGLGGPREAGRPQEGSSATEQTWGWEEGSSHGSQAHRQDTGVWEAAKAARCQEPRAHLEARKESKAGCEAARDSSSQAQESQRPNEQEVDREETLRTWEQEEEAEEVRERNPEVAKKAESEWTWHREPEGEAGADGQKVAGDSRESLEQPVKEAVAQEIQGSAANEAGKEEEVMGVLRGSPSTKAQKAQESGSESEDGTTSVREEARTALGREEDSTALGRKEDSTALGRVEDGTASDREEARTVSGKEGAGTSSGWEEDRIVSGRGEAGTASGGEEDRTVSGRGEDGTASDTGEDSIASEREEEDRTASDREEARTATGREEAGITLGRVEARTTSGGEEDRTVSGRREDGTASDRGEDSTASEREEEDRTATGREEAGATSGKEEDSRASGREEEDSTASGGEEDSTASGREEAGITFGRVEATTTSAGKGGDLSGARKTEYEEVSGEKIPEGTGRAWAFQEASRGDQEKEVDENREAEMSFSPKQTQALGTEGTEEAAKDQTAGREAAEGQGSEGEVGAGFEVQADQGGKEAEERQASMVRAVPASLEEVMQAEKAKEEEEGCWATEAELPKDNVANEAEGDTDLEATPEASSPEKEFSGERSEGEAQTGGEAQGVEWGGLEHEVTEGQEPELKAGPQTPTEQPEEGQGGEEELCGASSLSKEETEGGLEEYPRTMGDVKPDALGAEVWENQGRDVERGETQEEKADAEEGEEEAAGGQAPKEAEGGRESALPDVPEAGGEWKTAQDSGCGTEEGGTLGAESQELGGRLGADTGTGQSPGESDVRETKDEVVEATVPWWADTTFSRDWRLEEATLSLQDSEDPGASSLAAEIVRDKVALVGKAAGAGGGPEREAGEVWDSEGRQEAGGGVELVETTHGENRGGPEFGLEGSADKEVTGRGDQAEALEAREGEPRGERVEVPEGVVAEGSCGVDGFTSGSQPARAEGTVATVEAEGLPGGQTLLEEEAVGWQMKERGQGSEGQGGDHHPEGEAGRPLGVEDAEVTEDRRAEAEEIVPEGLEDVQGQENQSTHQEPAEAEPGPRGEIAESARGDACDSWSEALLPVSLLDVSVPRSRVLLSRNSSLRRSRPSFRRSRAPEQQEGPPSPPPEEERSAPEQRLLQPEETPEPSPPEPEGTPLPARRRPLGRGFGLAHGGMMQELQARLGQPKPQ